Proteins encoded in a region of the Agromyces protaetiae genome:
- a CDS encoding PhoH family protein — MVRLLGPQDRLLTSIQREYPGVTVHVRSNEIAIRGDEPDRLRVRRLIEELLELVRQGQDPTPTEVRSSARMLEQDPGARPSEMLGQVIVSSRGKSIRPKTEGQRRYVDAIDEHTIVFGIGPAGTGKTYLAMAKAVQALQRKEVSRIILTRPAVEAGERLGFLPGTLTDKIDPYLRPLYDALNEMMDPELVPKLLASGTVEVAPLAYMRGRTLNDSFVVLDEAQNTTPEQMKMFLTRLGFGSKMVVTGDITQVDLPGGASGLRLVTRILDRIDDIEFSTLTSDDVVRHTLVGRIVDAYTEYDQRAQAQRFERDQAREFANRAERRGRTPRDHQPPRPKK, encoded by the coding sequence ATGGTGCGGCTGCTCGGCCCGCAGGATCGGCTCCTCACGAGCATCCAGCGCGAGTACCCCGGGGTCACGGTGCATGTGCGGAGCAATGAGATCGCCATCCGTGGCGACGAACCCGACCGGCTCCGAGTGCGTCGCCTCATCGAAGAGCTCCTCGAGCTCGTCCGTCAGGGGCAGGACCCCACCCCGACCGAAGTCAGGAGCTCAGCCCGCATGCTGGAGCAGGATCCAGGCGCACGACCCTCCGAGATGCTCGGCCAGGTCATCGTGTCGAGCCGGGGCAAGTCGATCCGGCCGAAGACCGAAGGGCAGCGGCGGTACGTCGACGCCATCGACGAGCACACCATCGTGTTCGGCATCGGCCCCGCCGGCACCGGCAAGACCTACCTCGCGATGGCGAAGGCCGTGCAGGCGCTGCAACGCAAAGAGGTCAGCCGCATCATCCTCACGCGACCCGCGGTCGAGGCGGGTGAGCGGCTCGGATTCCTGCCGGGCACGCTCACGGACAAGATCGATCCCTACCTCCGGCCGCTCTACGACGCGCTGAACGAGATGATGGACCCCGAGCTCGTGCCGAAGCTCCTCGCATCCGGCACGGTCGAGGTGGCACCGCTCGCCTACATGCGCGGCCGCACACTGAACGACTCCTTCGTGGTGCTCGACGAGGCGCAGAACACCACGCCGGAGCAGATGAAGATGTTCCTCACCAGGCTCGGGTTCGGGTCGAAGATGGTGGTGACGGGCGACATCACCCAGGTCGACCTCCCGGGCGGCGCATCGGGGCTCAGGCTCGTGACCCGCATCCTCGATCGCATCGACGACATCGAGTTCTCGACGCTCACGAGCGACGACGTCGTCCGCCACACGCTGGTCGGGCGTATCGTCGACGCGTACACCGAGTACGACCAGCGGGCTCAGGCGCAGCGCTTCGAGCGCGACCAGGCCCGCGAGTTCGCCAACCGCGCCGAGCGCCGGGGCCGCACCCCGCGCGACCACCAGCCGCCGCGCCCGAAGAAGTAG
- a CDS encoding HIT domain-containing protein gives MTETREPTVFERIVAREIPARIVTETDRVIAFHDIAPKAPVHVVVTPKTAEHRDVVELAAADPALLAELVEVARGVAAELGDGDFRLVFNTGANAGQTVFHVHAHVLAGGLEEGSLAGA, from the coding sequence ATGACCGAGACCCGCGAACCGACCGTGTTCGAACGCATCGTGGCGCGCGAGATCCCGGCGCGGATCGTGACCGAGACCGACCGGGTCATCGCATTCCACGACATCGCACCGAAGGCGCCGGTGCACGTCGTCGTGACCCCGAAGACGGCTGAGCACCGCGATGTCGTCGAGCTCGCGGCCGCCGACCCCGCACTGCTCGCCGAACTCGTCGAGGTCGCCCGCGGCGTGGCCGCCGAACTCGGCGACGGCGACTTCCGGCTCGTCTTCAACACCGGGGCGAACGCCGGACAGACGGTCTTCCACGTGCACGCCCACGTGCTCGCCGGCGGCCTCGAGGAGGGCTCGCTTGCCGGAGCCTGA
- a CDS encoding 16S rRNA (uracil(1498)-N(3))-methyltransferase: MSSLYLDEALELRALVPGDTVELAGDEARHAVAVARVRVGERLSIGDGRGTIVRGEVVATAPRALSLAVGEVLLTERAAPSIALVQALAKGDRDELAVQAATELGVDRIVPWAAARSVSRWEGPKADKGRLRWATIAREAAKQSIRAWLPEVDEVTATAHLPRRLDGARLLVLEPTAEVALTDLSFDGRDLALIVGPEGGIAPSELDGLAAAGAEAVRLGASVLRTSTAGPAAIAVISAALGRW, encoded by the coding sequence ATGAGCAGCCTGTACCTCGATGAGGCGCTGGAACTTCGGGCCCTGGTGCCCGGCGACACGGTCGAGCTGGCCGGGGACGAGGCGAGGCACGCGGTCGCCGTGGCGCGGGTCCGCGTCGGTGAGCGGCTCTCCATCGGCGACGGTCGCGGCACGATCGTGCGCGGCGAGGTCGTCGCCACCGCGCCGAGAGCCCTCAGCCTGGCGGTGGGCGAGGTGCTCCTCACCGAGCGCGCCGCACCGTCGATCGCGCTCGTCCAGGCCCTCGCGAAGGGCGACCGTGACGAGCTCGCCGTCCAGGCGGCGACCGAGCTCGGCGTCGACCGCATCGTGCCGTGGGCGGCCGCGCGCTCGGTGTCGCGCTGGGAGGGGCCGAAGGCCGACAAGGGTCGGCTGCGGTGGGCGACGATCGCCCGTGAGGCCGCGAAGCAGTCGATCAGGGCCTGGTTGCCCGAGGTCGACGAGGTCACCGCGACGGCGCATCTCCCCAGACGGCTCGACGGCGCACGCCTGCTCGTGCTCGAGCCGACCGCCGAGGTCGCCCTGACCGACCTCTCGTTCGACGGCCGCGACCTCGCGCTCATCGTCGGGCCCGAGGGCGGGATCGCCCCGTCCGAGCTCGACGGGCTGGCCGCCGCCGGCGCCGAGGCGGTGCGCCTCGGGGCATCCGTGCTGCGCACCTCGACCGCCGGGCCCGCGGCGATCGCGGTGATCTCCGCCGCACTCGGGCGGTGGTGA